A region from the Gymnogyps californianus isolate 813 chromosome 14, ASM1813914v2, whole genome shotgun sequence genome encodes:
- the LOC127022050 gene encoding thymosin beta-12-like, which translates to MSDKPDFAEIETFDKTKLKKTETREKNPLPTKETIEQEKQSESTA; encoded by the exons ATGTCCGACAAACCAGATTTTGCAGAAATTGAAACATTTGACAAGACCAAGCTGAAGAAGACagaaaccagagagaaaaatccattGCCCACTAAAGAAA CTATcgaacaggaaaagcagagtgaaaGTACAGCTTGA